A stretch of Flavobacterium sp. N1994 DNA encodes these proteins:
- a CDS encoding FkbM family methyltransferase: protein MSTMYYSQCRQDEFLNTVIFNNKKKGFFIDIGAHDGKTYSNSLFFESENNWNGICIEPNPTVFAKLNSFRKSTNLNVCIGASNKSIKFTQIEGYAEMLSGISENYDERHIQRIDRDIAKNGGKRNEIDVEMITLNSIELLKTQPIDFISIDTEGNEFDIVSSMDFDKLDVKSIVIENNYKDNRIKEFLSGFNFVQLYKLDFDDVYVNKKYLSPRIKLRLELWKMNVLLNRIKNKFKNVTR, encoded by the coding sequence ATGAGCACTATGTATTATTCTCAATGCCGACAAGATGAGTTTTTGAATACCGTTATCTTTAATAATAAGAAAAAAGGTTTCTTTATAGATATTGGTGCTCATGATGGAAAAACGTATAGTAATTCCCTGTTTTTCGAGTCTGAAAATAATTGGAACGGAATATGCATCGAGCCCAACCCAACAGTCTTCGCCAAATTAAACTCGTTTAGAAAATCAACCAATCTGAATGTTTGTATTGGAGCCTCTAATAAATCAATTAAGTTCACACAAATTGAAGGATATGCCGAAATGCTTAGCGGGATTTCTGAAAATTATGATGAAAGACATATTCAAAGAATAGATCGCGATATAGCTAAAAATGGCGGAAAAAGAAATGAAATAGATGTCGAAATGATAACGCTTAATAGCATCGAATTACTCAAAACGCAACCCATTGATTTTATATCAATCGACACTGAAGGGAATGAGTTTGACATAGTTTCAAGTATGGATTTTGACAAATTGGATGTAAAATCTATCGTAATCGAAAACAATTACAAAGACAACAGAATCAAGGAATTTCTTTCTGGATTTAATTTTGTTCAACTTTATAAATTAGATTTTGACGATGTGTATGTCAATAAAAAATATCTTTCTCCCAGAATTAAGCTACGTTTAGAATTATGGAAAATGAATGTTCTTTTGAATCGAATTAAAAATAAATTTAAAAACGTTACTAGATAA
- a CDS encoding glycosyltransferase family 10 domain-containing protein, producing MIVKIESYFKHHFDIKKQTPNSAMQWGGFTFTDEDVEECDYLVILDYPKTDFSVKVNRNNIIHICLEPPNEISKYRQYANKNVSLIYNQLDIKRNNVLSHGALPWHVNKSYDFLSNVKVADLSKENKIVWVTSNQRSSKGHNVRMDFLDAIKTLPFVELYGRGIKPIDDKWDVISTSKYAIAYENFQNDYYWTEKIMDCYLSFAMPLYYGCNSIEKFFPKDSFIQIDPKDKHSDLLLKEIVASNQWEENLDAIVKARDLILNEYQLFPFLHHEIKALEAKKEVNVATRKEVFHFKGGNDYFDNYPISVDIEKWMMKIKKKIKL from the coding sequence ATGATTGTTAAAATAGAAAGCTATTTCAAACATCATTTTGATATAAAAAAGCAAACTCCTAATAGTGCAATGCAATGGGGAGGCTTTACATTTACTGATGAAGATGTTGAGGAATGTGACTATTTAGTAATTTTGGATTATCCCAAAACTGATTTTTCGGTTAAAGTAAATAGAAATAATATCATCCACATTTGCCTAGAACCACCCAATGAAATTTCAAAATACAGACAATATGCTAACAAAAATGTTAGCTTAATTTACAATCAGTTAGATATCAAAAGAAATAATGTTTTGTCTCACGGTGCTTTGCCTTGGCATGTGAATAAAAGTTATGATTTCTTGTCAAATGTTAAAGTAGCAGATTTATCAAAAGAAAATAAGATTGTTTGGGTTACTAGTAATCAAAGATCTTCTAAAGGGCATAACGTAAGGATGGATTTTTTAGATGCCATTAAAACGTTACCATTTGTTGAATTATACGGAAGAGGAATCAAGCCAATTGACGATAAATGGGATGTTATAAGTACTTCTAAATATGCCATTGCCTATGAGAATTTTCAAAATGATTATTATTGGACTGAGAAAATAATGGATTGTTATTTAAGTTTTGCAATGCCATTATACTATGGATGTAATTCGATTGAAAAATTCTTTCCTAAAGATTCGTTCATTCAAATTGATCCAAAAGATAAGCATTCGGACTTACTTTTAAAAGAAATTGTAGCTTCAAACCAATGGGAAGAAAATTTAGATGCTATTGTAAAAGCAAGAGATTTAATTTTGAATGAATATCAATTATTTCCTTTCTTGCACCATGAAATTAAAGCACTAGAAGCCAAAAAAGAGGTGAATGTTGCCACGCGTAAAGAAGTATTTCATTTTAAAGGCGGAAACGACTATTTTGATAATTATCCGATATCGGTTGATATTGAAAAATGGATGATGAAGATTAAGAAAAAAATTAAATTATGA
- a CDS encoding FkbM family methyltransferase, with protein sequence MQKLLHLYRLNFANQILVLKYLLKRIFQLKTTEEEKQINEYYFHLIAFNGFLKQENSKDFVFNYPDFENTIKLRKRPSSDLNVFAQIYQYKEYKPVVEAYQNHFPNDKKLNIIDAGSNIGLTSVYLSHYFPSSNFIAIEPDTSNFESVCYNLESNGIQNAIKIKGGIWSKNTNLKIVNDFRDKKEWSIRVEETKEEADLKAFSLNYLMKEYKFEQIDILKIDIEGSEKEVFTGLNADVSFLSKTKCIAVEIHDEFDCREAIYKILKEYNFDFFESGELTIGINQNLK encoded by the coding sequence ATGCAAAAACTATTACATTTATACAGATTAAATTTCGCTAATCAAATTTTGGTTTTAAAGTATCTTTTAAAGCGTATTTTTCAATTAAAAACTACAGAAGAAGAAAAGCAAATCAATGAATATTATTTCCATTTAATAGCCTTTAATGGTTTTTTAAAGCAAGAAAATAGTAAAGATTTTGTTTTTAATTATCCTGATTTTGAGAATACTATTAAACTTAGAAAAAGACCTTCAAGCGATTTGAATGTATTTGCTCAAATATATCAATACAAAGAATATAAGCCGGTTGTTGAAGCATATCAGAATCATTTTCCAAATGATAAAAAACTAAACATCATTGATGCTGGAAGTAATATTGGGCTTACCTCGGTTTATTTATCGCATTATTTTCCGAGTTCAAATTTTATTGCCATTGAACCAGATACATCCAATTTTGAAAGTGTTTGCTACAATTTAGAGAGTAACGGAATTCAGAATGCTATTAAAATTAAAGGTGGAATTTGGAGTAAAAACACCAATCTAAAAATCGTTAATGATTTTAGAGATAAAAAAGAATGGTCAATACGAGTAGAAGAAACAAAGGAAGAAGCCGATTTAAAAGCATTTTCATTAAACTATTTGATGAAGGAATATAAATTTGAACAGATTGATATACTCAAAATAGATATTGAAGGCTCAGAAAAAGAAGTCTTTACCGGATTAAATGCGGATGTTTCTTTTTTATCTAAAACAAAATGTATTGCTGTTGAAATTCACGATGAGTTTGATTGCAGGGAAGCGATTTATAAAATTTTAAAAGAGTATAATTTCGATTTCTTTGAATCGGGAGAATTGACTATTGGGATTAACCAAAACCTAAAATAA
- the neuC gene encoding UDP-N-acetylglucosamine 2-epimerase: protein MKKILFLTGTRADFGKIKSLISILENSQEFEVFVFVTGMHLQKEYGFTLIEIERCNFKNVHAFENHTHETTMDLTLAKTIEGFSSYCKKIEPDMIVIHGDRVETLAGAIVGSLNNILVAHIEGGELSGTVDELIRHSVTKLSQIHFVSNEEAAKRLLQMGEIKSSIFTIGSPDVDIMFSDDLPSLESVKKYYQIDFERYAVVMFHPVTTEAKQMQQYADDFVKSLQEYEENFVVIYPNNDLGSQYIIDAYQNIKDNPRFRIFPSLRFEYFLVLLKNAKFIIGNSSAGIREAPYYGIPIINIGTRQQNRTLNADIINVDYNKNNILKALQSISNHKINQINSDFGKGNSAELFLNSLLTDKIWEISHQKKFKNINF, encoded by the coding sequence ATGAAGAAAATCCTTTTTCTTACGGGTACTAGAGCCGATTTTGGTAAAATAAAATCACTGATTTCAATTCTTGAAAATAGTCAAGAGTTTGAAGTTTTTGTTTTTGTTACTGGTATGCATTTGCAAAAGGAATACGGATTTACTCTTATTGAAATTGAGCGATGTAATTTTAAGAACGTTCACGCATTCGAAAATCATACACACGAAACTACAATGGATTTAACTTTAGCAAAAACTATTGAAGGTTTTTCGAGCTATTGTAAAAAAATTGAGCCAGACATGATTGTTATTCACGGTGATCGTGTGGAAACTTTAGCTGGTGCCATTGTTGGGTCGCTTAATAATATTTTGGTTGCTCACATCGAAGGAGGTGAGTTATCAGGGACAGTTGATGAATTGATTCGTCACAGTGTTACAAAATTGAGTCAAATTCATTTTGTTTCCAATGAAGAAGCTGCGAAACGATTATTACAAATGGGGGAAATAAAATCCTCTATTTTTACAATAGGCTCACCCGATGTTGATATCATGTTTTCGGATGATTTGCCCAGTCTTGAAAGCGTGAAAAAATATTATCAAATTGATTTTGAACGCTATGCCGTTGTTATGTTTCATCCGGTGACAACTGAAGCAAAACAGATGCAACAATATGCTGATGATTTTGTGAAAAGTTTACAAGAGTATGAGGAAAACTTTGTGGTCATTTATCCCAATAATGATTTAGGCAGCCAATACATCATTGATGCCTATCAAAATATCAAAGACAATCCTAGATTTAGAATTTTCCCTTCGTTACGATTTGAATATTTCTTGGTGTTACTTAAAAACGCTAAGTTCATTATAGGAAACAGCAGTGCCGGAATTAGAGAAGCACCCTATTACGGAATTCCAATTATTAATATAGGAACTCGTCAGCAAAATAGAACGTTAAATGCAGATATTATTAATGTTGATTACAATAAAAACAATATTCTAAAAGCACTACAATCTATCTCTAACCATAAGATTAATCAAATTAATTCTGATTTTGGAAAAGGAAATAGTGCCGAATTGTTTTTAAATTCTTTATTGACCGATAAAATTTGGGAAATAAGCCATCAGAAGAAGTTTAAAAACATCAATTTTTAG
- a CDS encoding glycosyltransferase family A protein: MRVGMNPQKQEKKIDLKSNHRIVIVVFIPKLEGYYADIFDVLKLSVNSAFATKNNNCEITLVNNGSCKIVTDYLNQLYDEGIINCVIHHKENIGKMDALIGAARTAREEFITTADIDILFVKGWQENVENLFNSIPNVGSVSPISVRKSHRYATFSTMERILLKQVNFKYEPIEENFDTYNRFLESINWEKEEDPKLKWPVITYKNQKAIMGSSHQILTIKRDLLFSTIPFEPSLTLVGNNSEYEYVDLPIDLSGKMRLSTYHNFAFHMGNKVESWMTDIQKANLSQPITTNPSQNFAPNTVNNSETFGFKLKRKMVKKLFKLIYKFQ; encoded by the coding sequence ATGAGAGTTGGAATGAATCCTCAAAAGCAGGAAAAGAAAATCGATTTAAAATCTAATCACAGAATTGTGATTGTTGTATTTATTCCAAAGCTTGAAGGATATTATGCCGATATTTTTGATGTTTTAAAACTTTCAGTTAATTCCGCTTTTGCTACCAAAAATAACAACTGCGAAATTACACTTGTCAATAACGGAAGCTGTAAAATAGTTACTGATTATTTGAATCAATTATATGATGAAGGAATAATTAATTGTGTTATTCATCATAAAGAAAATATCGGGAAAATGGATGCTCTGATAGGAGCCGCGAGAACAGCAAGAGAAGAATTTATAACTACGGCTGATATCGATATCTTATTTGTAAAAGGATGGCAGGAAAATGTTGAGAACTTATTTAATTCGATTCCCAATGTAGGTTCAGTTTCTCCAATTTCAGTAAGAAAGTCACACCGATATGCAACATTCTCAACAATGGAGCGGATTTTACTGAAACAAGTGAATTTTAAATATGAACCAATAGAAGAAAATTTTGATACTTATAATAGATTTTTGGAAAGTATTAATTGGGAAAAAGAAGAAGACCCAAAATTGAAATGGCCTGTTATTACCTATAAAAATCAAAAGGCAATTATGGGAAGTTCTCATCAAATTTTAACTATAAAAAGGGATTTGTTGTTCTCAACTATTCCATTTGAACCATCACTAACACTTGTTGGCAATAATTCGGAATATGAATATGTCGATTTGCCTATAGATTTATCGGGTAAAATGAGATTGTCAACTTATCATAACTTTGCATTTCATATGGGAAATAAAGTTGAAAGTTGGATGACAGATATTCAAAAAGCTAATTTATCCCAGCCAATAACTACAAATCCATCGCAAAATTTTGCTCCAAATACAGTTAATAATTCGGAGACTTTTGGTTTTAAGTTGAAAAGGAAAATGGTAAAAAAACTATTTAAATTAATCTATAAATTTCAGTAG
- a CDS encoding N-acetylneuraminate synthase family protein, with product MSNPYIEIANRRVGLDYPPLVIAEIGINHEGSLAVAKEMVDAAFRAGVEVVKHQTHIVADEMSGAAKKVIPGNADVSIYEIMERCSLNEADELELKNYVERKGMIFISTPFSRAAAERLRKFDIPAYKIGSGECNNYPLLEHICSFGKPVILSTGMNTIESVQKAVAIFDKHKIPVALLHTTNLYPTPIHLVRFGAMTQLHEAFPDKVFGLSDHTLNNNACLGAVALGASILERHFTDHMQRTGPDIVCSMDENACSELIVSSNEIWQMRGGQKEPAKEEQVTIDFAFATVCSIAKIKKGDVLTKENIWVKRPGTGKILAEHFNNVLGKIAVRDIENDEQLDFSDFN from the coding sequence ATGAGCAATCCTTATATTGAAATTGCAAATCGAAGAGTAGGATTAGATTATCCACCATTAGTTATTGCTGAAATCGGAATTAATCACGAAGGTTCACTTGCGGTTGCTAAAGAAATGGTTGATGCTGCTTTTCGCGCTGGAGTTGAAGTAGTAAAACATCAAACGCACATAGTGGCTGATGAAATGAGTGGCGCTGCTAAAAAAGTAATTCCTGGTAACGCAGATGTTTCCATCTATGAAATCATGGAGCGTTGTTCTTTGAACGAAGCTGATGAATTGGAACTTAAGAATTATGTAGAACGCAAAGGAATGATTTTTATCTCTACACCATTCTCTCGTGCTGCAGCAGAAAGATTAAGAAAATTTGATATTCCAGCTTATAAAATTGGTTCAGGCGAATGCAATAATTATCCATTGCTAGAACACATTTGTAGTTTTGGAAAGCCAGTGATTTTGAGTACTGGAATGAATACTATTGAAAGCGTTCAAAAAGCCGTTGCTATTTTTGATAAACATAAAATTCCTGTAGCACTTTTGCATACAACCAACTTATATCCGACTCCAATACATTTGGTTCGTTTTGGAGCGATGACACAACTACATGAAGCCTTTCCCGATAAGGTTTTTGGACTATCAGATCATACATTAAATAACAATGCTTGTCTTGGTGCAGTTGCGCTTGGAGCGAGTATTTTAGAACGTCATTTTACGGATCATATGCAAAGAACCGGACCAGATATTGTTTGTAGTATGGATGAAAATGCCTGTTCGGAATTGATCGTTTCTTCTAATGAAATTTGGCAAATGCGCGGTGGACAAAAAGAACCTGCAAAAGAAGAGCAAGTTACTATTGATTTTGCTTTTGCAACCGTTTGTTCTATTGCCAAAATTAAAAAAGGGGATGTTTTAACCAAAGAAAATATTTGGGTGAAACGACCAGGAACTGGTAAAATTTTAGCTGAACATTTTAATAATGTATTAGGAAAAATTGCTGTTCGGGATATAGAAAATGATGAACAATTAGACTTTTCAGATTTTAATTAG
- a CDS encoding phosphoethanolamine transferase, with product MTLISIGGFITQSAIAAMINTNSNEIKEFVSKFYIGIPLFLVYLFFIVLAFRQIENKIKLGNKIKIIISGVLVFLLFNIVIAIPMYKEVRTHYNKYFFVFQNSDFTFHNTKNVPPLNFYHQLILQNEFLSKISPLLKKQEAFTFNAKQEKKNNPEIVILVIGERMRYKNWEINGYDRANNPYLKNETNLISFNKHFSNGNSTMASIPFLLTEATPKTPMKPYEEKTIISLFKECGYKTYWISNQGVFFLYNDKEPDSLISNFNGNTVDDVVINQANKIIDNGDSGPKFILINLLGGHGKIPKTFKTNQYKKVSYLNSVQEEELDHYDNLILYHDFILSQLFNEIKKTNKSAVLYFTPDHGTLLYDNDSAKNKFGYGSEQVYLGEVNIPMFVMYTDKYGKDNPYLIENLKKNKDKLTTNDNLFNTISDMASIKYNRYDDTKSFSNSKFVEDDTLLVYNRITTKKFTKKEVYKYTNSKK from the coding sequence ATGACTTTGATTTCGATTGGGGGTTTTATCACTCAATCGGCAATTGCTGCCATGATTAACACTAATTCGAATGAGATAAAAGAATTTGTTTCAAAGTTTTATATCGGAATACCACTTTTTTTAGTGTATTTGTTTTTTATAGTTTTAGCATTCAGACAAATAGAAAACAAAATCAAACTTGGTAATAAAATTAAAATCATAATTAGTGGAGTGTTAGTTTTCTTGCTATTTAATATTGTAATTGCAATCCCCATGTATAAAGAGGTGCGGACACATTACAATAAATATTTTTTTGTTTTTCAAAACAGCGATTTCACTTTTCATAACACCAAAAATGTACCGCCTTTAAATTTTTACCATCAGTTGATTTTACAGAATGAATTTCTTTCTAAAATTTCACCTTTATTAAAAAAGCAAGAGGCATTTACATTCAATGCGAAACAAGAAAAAAAGAATAATCCCGAAATTGTAATTTTAGTTATCGGGGAAAGAATGCGATATAAGAATTGGGAAATCAATGGATATGACAGAGCTAACAATCCCTATTTGAAAAATGAAACGAATCTAATTTCGTTTAATAAACATTTTTCAAATGGTAATTCCACCATGGCTTCAATTCCTTTCTTATTGACCGAAGCCACGCCAAAAACACCAATGAAACCCTATGAAGAAAAAACAATAATAAGTTTATTCAAAGAATGTGGCTATAAAACATATTGGATTTCTAATCAGGGGGTATTTTTCCTTTATAACGACAAGGAACCAGATTCTTTAATTAGCAATTTTAATGGCAATACTGTTGATGATGTAGTCATTAATCAAGCTAATAAAATAATAGATAATGGAGATTCTGGCCCAAAATTCATATTGATAAACTTATTAGGAGGGCATGGTAAAATTCCTAAAACCTTCAAAACGAATCAGTACAAAAAAGTTAGTTATTTAAATTCGGTGCAAGAAGAAGAGTTAGATCATTATGATAATTTAATCTTATATCATGATTTTATTCTTTCTCAACTTTTTAACGAAATAAAGAAAACCAATAAATCAGCGGTTCTATATTTCACTCCTGATCATGGAACTTTACTTTACGATAATGATTCTGCAAAAAATAAATTTGGATACGGTTCAGAACAAGTATATTTAGGCGAAGTTAATATCCCTATGTTTGTAATGTATACCGATAAATATGGCAAGGATAATCCCTATTTAATTGAAAATTTAAAAAAGAATAAAGATAAACTCACCACGAATGACAATTTGTTTAATACGATATCAGACATGGCATCCATTAAGTATAATCGTTATGATGACACAAAAAGTTTTAGTAATTCAAAGTTTGTAGAAGACGATACATTATTGGTTTACAATCGAATAACAACAAAAAAGTTTACTAAAAAAGAAGTTTATAAATACACTAATAGTAAAAAATAA
- a CDS encoding cytidylyltransferase domain-containing protein yields the protein MKNIVIIPARGGSKRLPNKNILLLDGIPLIAHSILYAQKNAGIVDGVFVSTDDEKIKEIALQFDAQIIDRPASLSGDLEPTASALKHGLEFINDPAIENIILLQPTNPLRPENLLKDAFRFYTENNCDSLFTVSENHQKFGKIADNKFVTFNYEIGQRSQDLEPLYFENGLLYITNTKAILEDSIITKNAFPYQVNHIFANIDIDTQEDFDYAEFVSKKYKF from the coding sequence ATGAAAAACATTGTAATAATCCCCGCCCGTGGTGGTTCAAAAAGATTGCCAAACAAAAACATACTGCTTCTTGACGGTATTCCATTAATTGCACATAGTATTCTTTATGCCCAAAAAAATGCTGGGATAGTAGACGGAGTTTTTGTTTCTACGGATGACGAAAAAATTAAAGAAATTGCTCTTCAATTTGACGCACAGATTATTGACAGACCAGCATCATTATCAGGAGATTTAGAACCTACAGCTAGCGCATTAAAACACGGTCTAGAATTTATCAATGATCCTGCTATTGAAAATATAATTTTGTTGCAACCCACAAATCCATTGCGTCCTGAAAATTTGCTTAAGGATGCGTTCCGTTTTTATACTGAAAATAATTGCGATAGTTTATTTACCGTTTCAGAAAATCATCAAAAATTTGGAAAAATTGCAGATAATAAATTTGTTACTTTTAACTATGAAATCGGACAAAGAAGCCAGGATTTAGAGCCTCTTTATTTTGAAAACGGATTATTATACATAACAAACACCAAAGCTATTTTAGAGGATTCAATAATTACAAAAAATGCCTTTCCTTATCAAGTAAATCATATTTTTGCCAATATTGACATTGATACTCAAGAAGATTTTGATTACGCTGAATTTGTATCGAAGAAGTATAAATTTTAA
- a CDS encoding glycosyltransferase family 2 protein — protein sequence MKSVYKISILISTKNRCDELLYSLNKIKYLLGPNVGCVVFDDGSNDDTYKQIATLFPEVELKRNPISKGYIYCRNKMLNETDADFAISLDDDAHFLVENPIEIIIDYFEKNRDCGLIAARIFWSKQSFQNSTTNEIPQQVKSFVGCGHVWRMTAWRGIPNYPEWFEFYGEENFASFQLFKKKWKVDYVPELFVQHRVDLKERAKSKSVFAFRYRRAIRADWYTYFLFSPILKIPKKMAYSIWMQFKTKIFKGDFKVIQPLFLAILDLIIAFPKLIKHRNALTSKEYQAYLQLNEAKIYWKL from the coding sequence GTGAAGAGTGTTTATAAAATCTCAATATTAATTTCAACTAAAAATCGGTGTGATGAATTACTTTATTCACTCAACAAAATAAAGTATTTACTTGGACCCAATGTTGGATGTGTTGTTTTTGATGATGGTTCAAACGACGATACTTATAAGCAAATCGCGACTCTTTTTCCAGAAGTTGAACTAAAAAGGAATCCCATTTCCAAAGGATACATTTATTGCAGAAATAAAATGCTCAATGAAACGGATGCTGATTTTGCCATTTCTCTTGACGACGACGCTCATTTTTTAGTTGAAAATCCAATTGAAATTATAATCGATTATTTTGAAAAAAATCGAGATTGCGGATTGATAGCAGCTCGAATATTTTGGAGTAAACAATCGTTTCAAAATAGTACTACCAACGAAATTCCGCAACAAGTAAAAAGCTTTGTAGGCTGTGGTCACGTTTGGCGAATGACAGCTTGGCGAGGTATCCCCAATTATCCTGAATGGTTTGAGTTTTATGGGGAAGAAAATTTTGCCTCTTTTCAATTATTTAAGAAAAAATGGAAAGTGGATTATGTTCCAGAACTTTTTGTTCAGCATCGCGTTGATTTAAAAGAAAGAGCGAAATCGAAATCAGTATTTGCCTTTCGATACCGTAGAGCTATTCGTGCTGATTGGTATACTTATTTTTTGTTTTCCCCAATTTTAAAGATTCCCAAAAAAATGGCCTATTCTATTTGGATGCAATTCAAAACGAAGATTTTCAAAGGTGATTTCAAAGTAATTCAACCCTTGTTTTTAGCTATTTTAGATTTGATTATTGCCTTTCCAAAACTTATAAAACATCGAAATGCTTTAACATCTAAAGAATATCAAGCTTACTTGCAATTAAACGAAGCAAAAATATATTGGAAACTCTAA
- a CDS encoding glycoside hydrolase family 99-like domain-containing protein, whose translation MSKARVIAYYLPQFHPVAENDEWWGKGFTEWTNVGKAKPLFKGHDQPKVPADLGYYDLRIPEVREQQAKMAKEYGIDGFCYWHYWFGDGKRLLEMPFQEVMKTKSPDLGFCLAWVNIRWGGVAYGDLYERILMEQTYPGEQDYINHFNELLPAFKDERYMRIDNKPIFVIYNPTGLPDSNQFIDLWNKLAKENGLEGIYFIAYQHFDFPYKEKGFQALTPPSPSHLFMRVKYGILDKLTKKILDKKWNQIKYSAYKIKNIYTHKQIVAASNYSNVPKDIKFFPSCVPNWDHTPRSIYKGQVIVDSEPELFYENLMNCYERIKNYKDEEKIIFIKAWNEWAEGNYLEPDLKTGFQNLEQIKKFQNS comes from the coding sequence ATGAGTAAAGCTAGAGTAATCGCTTATTATTTGCCACAATTTCATCCCGTTGCTGAAAACGATGAGTGGTGGGGAAAAGGTTTTACAGAATGGACGAATGTTGGAAAAGCTAAACCCTTATTTAAAGGCCATGATCAACCAAAAGTCCCAGCTGATTTAGGATATTATGATTTGAGAATTCCAGAAGTTCGGGAACAGCAAGCCAAAATGGCTAAAGAATACGGCATTGATGGATTTTGTTATTGGCACTATTGGTTTGGTGACGGAAAACGATTACTCGAAATGCCCTTTCAAGAAGTTATGAAAACCAAAAGTCCAGATTTGGGATTTTGTCTGGCTTGGGTTAATATTAGATGGGGTGGAGTCGCTTATGGCGATTTGTATGAGAGAATCTTAATGGAACAAACTTATCCTGGAGAACAAGATTATATCAATCACTTTAACGAATTATTGCCAGCTTTTAAGGATGAACGTTATATGAGGATAGATAATAAACCTATCTTTGTTATATACAACCCAACGGGACTGCCAGACTCCAATCAATTTATAGACTTATGGAATAAATTGGCCAAAGAAAATGGTTTAGAGGGAATTTATTTTATTGCCTATCAGCATTTTGACTTTCCATATAAAGAAAAAGGATTTCAAGCGTTGACCCCGCCATCTCCAAGTCACCTTTTTATGAGGGTTAAATATGGCATATTGGATAAGCTTACCAAAAAGATTCTAGATAAAAAATGGAATCAGATTAAGTATAGTGCTTATAAAATCAAAAATATATACACTCACAAACAAATAGTGGCTGCAAGCAATTATTCAAATGTTCCTAAAGACATAAAATTCTTTCCCAGTTGTGTTCCCAATTGGGATCATACGCCAAGAAGTATTTACAAAGGGCAAGTTATAGTTGACAGTGAACCGGAATTGTTTTATGAAAATTTAATGAACTGTTATGAAAGAATCAAAAACTACAAAGACGAGGAGAAAATAATTTTCATTAAAGCATGGAACGAATGGGCAGAAGGAAATTACCTTGAGCCCGATTTAAAAACAGGATTTCAAAATTTGGAACAAATTAAAAAATTCCAGAATTCGTGA